In the Topomyia yanbarensis strain Yona2022 chromosome 3, ASM3024719v1, whole genome shotgun sequence genome, one interval contains:
- the LOC131692070 gene encoding WD repeat-containing protein 19 — protein MSGEKVLYRNEDPHGQGDVYFLWQTGGSAQLMATTGSDGTVAIFNRQGQLVERIVLQGLCAGFAWDKDGDVLAIITQSSSQLIVWDANSRKKQSVDIGVRDPPSCIVWSKRGSLLAVATSRGNLSIYNHLTTKRIPILGKHTKRITCGAWSTENILALGSEDKFLSLSNEEGDTLRSVQLRDTPSDMHFAEMKTDERVPGENTISMILGKRTLFLYHLPEPDSPTELGFQQRYGSLIQHKWFSDGYVLLGFSLGHVVSISTHPREVGQELWQVKNHRDSLNSIAVCKELELVASCGDNNIKIHSMSNLQETVKILTLHDQAAMKNIDWSSDGQLLGVTTSQGAVCVFVTKLHSLFAVSPPRIALLSSLAEVTIHHYAPDKVKSAPTTIALEIEPSFLAIGPYHLACGMNNHVWFYDLGRSLNDNPLLLGDREYMSEIKEVALSSEYCAVLCGGQIMLHSIESTSEATLNREPKVFPDEIRGMVESIITCLTLTNDFLCFATDLGNIVHFSLERWSTVLQFRHQVGIKALFTDLDGTRLVFLDDHSHGYVYIAATEETIRIPEIPKHTIGIMWDYSHSSVFIAFDRSTCVTYAFVRASVQGRKVERVGVTSLISDQIPLMLYDGDLCLHGSGGRFTTVVLDTHANKPGRDAKEQLQAVITMRKYNEAWELCNLMNDVEEWKRLGQSALADMNIAFAIKVFRNIGDVAMVYALEDIVQIEDLNTLAGFCALLLNKIDEAKTLFAKSGNPLEALELCRDLLQWEQAMALASSLAPDQLPFLAREYAQQLEFTGNQAEALMNYERGLKSDILPSSADGVIEQELLNQHVRLCKAGISRTSIKCGDYRRGVQLALELDDKQLFNDCGNALVNSGNLNEAAILLERGESWDKCCELYIHLKLWKKVDSILPNVTSLKLQASYAKAKEAEGRYAEAINGYQLAGDMDSVVRIYLEHLSDPHSASEILMETRSIEGSKLLSKYFERHGDFESAIQFLVLCGSIGDAFAIAQKQNKIRYYGEVLEQSSNAKPSDYLVLATHFESEKYTLLAGKYYFLGKEYYKALKHLLKAASFSNEENMALSLAIDCVASANDEKLSNQLIEYLLGELDGVPKDPKLLFRLYMAKRQFKEAAKAAMIIANQEQIAGNYRSAHDLLFSMYQELKRNNLAIASDMKASLTLLHRYTLVRTHVKRANHLLAARLLLEVAKNISQFPSHVVPILTSTVIECHRTGLRKSAFEYAVMLMRSEFRNQIDAKYAKKIESIVRKAPRGQLEDEGAYEAGPCPVCDATLPSMEFICGQCKTTLPICIATGQHIVKENVVACPECDFPALKAELTKILEFTDNQCPMCGEEIESLRFVDISDIQPYIGTGT, from the exons ATGAGTGGCGAAAAG GTTCTCTATCGGAACGAGGATCCGCACGGTCAGGGCGATGTATACTTTCTGTGGCAAACGGGTGGATCGGCACAGCTAATGGCCACCACTGGAAGCGATGGTACGGTGGCTATTTTTAACAGGCAAGGCCAATTGGTAGAGCGGATAGTGCTCCAAGG ACTATGCGCAGGATTTGCATGGGACAAGGATGGAGATGTGCTGGCAATAATAACGCAAAGCTCCTCTCAGCTGATCGTTTGGGACGCAAACTCACGGAAGAAACAAAGCGTCGATATTGGTGTTCGCGATCCCCCTAGCTGCATCGTCTGGTCTAAACGGGGCAGTCTGTTGGCGGTAGCGACATCCAGAGGCAATCTGTCGATCTATAACCACCTAACGACGAAGCGTATTCCGATACTAGGGAAGCATACGAAGCGTATAACGTGTGGAGCGTGGTCAACGGAGAACATTTTGGCACTGGGAAGCGAGGATAAGTTTCTGTCATTGAGTAATGAGGAAGGGGATACATTGCGATCAGTACAGCTGAGAGATACTCCAAGTGATATGCATTTTGCTGAGATGAAGACGGATGAACGGGTGCCGGGTGAGAATACCATCAGTATGATTTTGGGAAAGCGGACGTTGTTTTTGTATCACTTGCCGGAGCCGGATTCACCTACGGAGCTTGGCTTTCAGCAGCGATACGGATCGCTAATCCAGCATAAGTGGTTTAGTGATGGTTACGTTTTACTTGGGTTTAGCTTAGGCCATGTGGTGTCAATTTCTACTCATCCCAGGGAAGTTGGGCAGGAACTCTGGCAAGTGAAAAATCACCGGGATTCGCTTAATAGTATAGCCGTTTGCAAGGAACTGGAGTTGGTTGCGTCGTGCGGCGATAATAA cATAAAAATCCACTCGATGTCTAACCTTCAAGAAACGGTTAAGATTCTGACTCTTCACGATCAGGCAGCTATGAAAAACATCGATTGGAGCTCTGACGGTCAATTACTCGGTGTGACCACGTCACAGGGTGCCGTCTGTGTATTCGTTACAAAACTTCACTCGCTGTTTGCGGTTTCCCCTCCGCGAATCGCACTACTTTCCAGTTTAGCAGAAGTAACAATTCATCACTACGCTCCAGATAAGGTAAAATCCGCTCCAACGACGATTGCCTTGGAGATTGAGCCATCATTTCTGGCGATTGGACCGTACCATCTCGCCTGCGGGATGAACAATCACGTGTGGTTCTACGATTTAGGCCGATCACTGAATGACAATCCGCTGCTACTCGGTGATCGTGAGTACATGTCGGAAATCAAGGAAGTTGCGCTTAGCTCGGAATACTGTGCGGTTCTCTGTGGAGGACAAATAATGCTACATTCG ATCGAATCCACAAGTGAGGCTACGTTGAATCGGGAACCGAAAGTTTTCCCGGATGAAATTCGGGGTATGGTTGAATCGATCATCACTTGCCTGACGTTGACCAATGATTTTCTATGCTTCGCAACGGAT CTGGGTAACATTGTGCACTTTTCTCTGGAGCGCTGGTCAACAGTACTTCAGTTTCGTCACCAAGTTGGCATAAAGGCGTTATTCACTGATTTGGATGGAACGCGACTGGTGTTTCTAGACGATCACAGCCATGGTTACGTGTATATTGCCGCTACTGAAGAAACGATTCGGATCCCAGAGATTCCGAAGCATACCATTGGCATTATGTGGGATTACTCTCACTCAAGCGTGTTTATCGCATTCGATCGAAGCACTTGCGTAACTTACGCGTTTGTGCGAGCATCGGTGCAAGGGAGAAAAGTGGAAAGGGTCGGTGTTACCAGTTTGATTAGCGATCAGATTCCGCTTATGTTGTACGATGGAGATTTGTGTCTTCATGGCAGTGGCGGTAGATTCACAACGGTTGTGCTAGATACACACGCGAATAAACCCGGAAGAGATGCTAAAGAACAGCTGCAAGCTGTGATTACGATGCGTAAGTATAACGAAGCCTGGGAATTGTGCAATCTTATGAACGATGTGGAAGAATGGAAACGACTAGGTCAGTCAGCGTTGGCCGATATGAATATAGCTTTCG CTATCAAAGTGTTCCGTAATATCGGGGACGTTGCAATGGTTTATGCACTAGAAGACATAGTACAAatagaggatctcaacacgctgGCTGGATTCTGTGCCTTACTGCTAAATAAAATCGACGAAGCAAAAACATTGTTTGCAAAAAGCGGGAACCCTCTGGAAGCACTTGAATTGTGTCGAGATTTATTGCAATGGGAACAAGCTATGGCTTTGGCTAGCTCACTTGCCCCGGACCAgcttccatttttggcacgagAGTATGCTCAGCAGTTGGAGTTTAC CGGTAACCAAGCGGAAGCGCTGATGAACTACGAACGCGGTCTCAAAAGTGACATTCTACCAAGCTCAGCGGATGGAGTGATTGAACAGGAGCTACTAAACCAACACGTAAGGCTGTGCAAGGCGGGAATTTCCCGAACGAGCATCAAATGTGGTGACTATAGGCGAGGTGTACAGTTAGCCCTCGAGTTGGACGACAAGCAGTTGTTCAATGATTGTGGCAACGCGCTGGTGAACAGTGGGAATCTGAACGAGGCGGCGATTTTGCTTGAGCGGGGTGAAAGCTGGGACAAGTGCTGTGAGTTGTACATTCACTTGAAGCTGTGGAAAAAGGTTGACAGTATTTTACCTAATGTCACGAGTCTCAAGTTGCAGGCATCCTATGCCAAAGCAAAGGAAGCAGAAGGACGTTACGCTGAAGCCATCAACGGTTACCAGCTGGCTGGGGACATGGATAGCGTTGTTAGAATATACCTAGAGCATCTTTCGGATCCTCACAGTGCTTCTGAAATACTGATGGAAACACGTTCGATTGAAGGTTCCAAACTATTGTCCAAGTACTTTGAGCGCCACGGTGATTTCGAATCGGCAATTCAATTTTTGGTGCTCTGTGGCTCGATTGGGGACGCATTCGCGATTGCtcagaaacaaaataaaattcgaTATTACGGTGAAGTGTTAGAACAAAGCTCTAACGCAAAACCGAGTGACTACCTAGTACTGGCTACGCATTTCGAAAGCGAAAAATACACACTACTCGCTGGAAAGTACTACTTTCTAGGAAAAGAATATTACAAAGCCTTGAAGCACCTGCTTAAAGCAGCCTCCTTCAGTAACGAGGAAAACATGGCTCTCTCACTGGCTATCGACTGCGTCGCTTCTGCTAacgatgaaaaattatcaaatcaGCTAATCGAATATCTTCTCGGCGAATTGGATGGCGTACCGAAAGATCCCAAACTTTTGTTTCGATTGTACATGGCTAAAAGGCAGTTCAAGGAGGCAGCCAAGGCGGCAATGATTATTGCCAATCAGGAACAAATTGCTGGAAACTATCGAAGTGCTCACGATTTGCTCTTCTCCATGTACCAAGAACTCAAGCGGAACAATCTTGCCATAGCATCCGATATGAAGGCCTCCCTTACGTTGCTTCACCGCTACACACTGGTGAGGACACACGTTAAACGAGCAAATCATTTGCTGGCGGCTCGCCTTCTACTAGAAGTGGCCAAAAATATTTCCCAATTTCCTTCCC ACGTAGTCCCTATTCTCACATCAACGGTAATTGAGTGTCATCGAACAGGTTTGCGAAAATCCGCTTTCGAATATGCGGTGATGCTGATGCGATCGGAGTTTCGTAACCAAATCGATGCGAAATATGCTAAGAAGATAGAGTCGATTGTGCGCAAGGCACCCCGCGGTCAGCTGGAGGACGAAGGAGCGTATGAGGCGGGTCCCTGTCCGGTGTGTGATGCCACTTTGCCTAGTATGGAATTTATTTGCGGTCAGTGCAAGACTACGCTACCGATTTGTATTGCTACG GGTCAGCATATCGTTAAGGAGAATGTAGTGGCCTGTCCGGAATGTGATTTTCCAGCTCTCAAAGCAGAACTCACCAA AATTCTAGAGTTTACCGATAACCAATGCCCGATGTGTGGGGAGGAAATTGAATCTCTGCGATTTGTGGATATATCAGATATTCAGCCGTACATCGGTACGGGAACGTGA
- the LOC131692071 gene encoding valine--tRNA ligase has product MSDLVENGTDAPVKTEKQLKKEAEKAAKLAKLQEKLNKKQAQEQQAAVKPKAEKKVKESKETIIYAGNSKEGEKKDLTGPFPEAYSPQYVEAAWYSWWEKEGFFKPEYGRKQNNSGGRFVMVIPPPNVTGSLHLGHALTNAIEDAITRWHRMKGRTALWVPGCDHAGIATQVVVEKKLWREQKLTRHDLGREKFIEKIWQWKAEKGDRIYHQLKKLGSSYDWDRACFTMDPKLCKAVTEAFVRMHEQGLIYRSSRLVNWSCTLRSAISDIEVDKVEIPGRTMLSIPGYNEKVEFGVLVSFAYKVEGTDEEIIVATTRVETMLGDTAVAVHPKDDRYKHLHGKFVQHPFCSRKLPIVCDEFVEMDFGTGAVKITPAHDPNDYEVGKRHNLPFITIFTDDGFVTGDYGEFTGMKRFDARKAVLAGLQAKGLYKETVDNPMVVPTCSRSKDIVEPLIKPQWYVKCDDMAKNATESVRSGELKIIPEVHTKIWNHWMDGIRDWCVSRQLWWGHRIPAYHASFKDPSKKPAELDEATLWFVGRSEEEALEKASKQLNVEKEELILKQDDDVLDTWFSSGLFPFSVFGWPDNTDDLKLYYPTTLLETGHDILFFWVARMVFFGQTLLGKLPFKEVFLHPMVRDAHGRKMSKSLGNVIDPMDVITGISLEGLHQQLLDSNLDPREIERAKAGQKQDYPNGIPECGTDAMRFALCSYMTQARDINLDILRVQGYRFFCNKLWNATKFALLYFTGEERYDVIQQLTGSESNIDLWILSRLSNCIDTSNKGFEKYEFAQATNACYNFWLYDLCDVYLECLKPVFQSGSEEAKASARRTLYTCLNLGLKLLSPFMPFITEELYQRLPRADADHISSICVAPYPELESSNWHNEVLEKEFEFVQRAAKVIRSARSDYNLPNKTKTDAYIVCSEETAKATLERFAADLATMSYSQILLTGDELPSGCAILTVSGACIVHLLLKGLIEVDKEIDKLGKKRDNLTSTVGKLEQAMAASDYCTKVPEDVRTANQDKLEQSKVEIERIIAAMETLKTM; this is encoded by the exons ATGTCGGACCTAGTCGAAAACGGTACCGATGCTCCGGTGAAAACTGAGAAGCAGCTTAAAAAAGAAGCGGAAAAGGCTGCCAAGTTGGCAAAACTGCAggaaaaattaaataagaaaCAGGCCCAGGAACAGCAGGCCGCTGTCAAACCGAAGGCCGAG AAAAAAGtgaaagagagtaaagagaccATAATTTACGCTGGCAATAGCAAAGAGGGTGAGAAGAAAGATTTGACTGGTCCGTTTCCTGAGGCATACAGCCCCCAATATGTGGAGGCCGCATGGTACAGCTGGTGGGAGAAAGAGGGCTTTTTCAAGCCAGAATATGGG CGCAAGCAAAATAATTCGGGTGGTCGATTTGTGATGGTTATCCCTCCGCCGAATGTTACCGGTTCGCTGCATTTGGGACACGCATTAACGAACGCGATCGAGGACGCTATTACTCGATGGCACCGAATGAAGGGTCGCACCGCACTGTGGGTGCCGGGATGTGATCACGCCGGTATTGCTACCCAGGTCGTGGTGGAAAAGAAACTCTGGCGGGAACAGAAACTCACCAGACATGATCTGGGTCGGGAGAAGTTTATCGAAAAAATATGGCAATGGAAAGCGGAAAAGGGTGACCGAATTTACCATCAGCTGAAGAAACTGGGTTCCTCGTATGATTGGGATCGGGCTTGCTTTACAATGGATCCCAAACTGTGTAAAGCAGTAACGGAGGCATTTGTCCGGATGCACGAACAAGGGCTGATCTATAGAAGTAGTCGGTTAGTCAACTGGTCCTGTACGCTCCGATCCGCTATTTCTGACATTGAAGTAGACAAGGTTGAAATTCCTGGCCGAACAATGCTTTCTATTCCGGGTTACAACGAAAAGGTAGAGTTCGGAGTGCTGGTTTCTTTTGCCTACAAAGTGGAGGGTACTGATGAAGAGATCATTGTGGCAACTACTCGTGTCGAAACCATGCTTGGGGATACAGCTGTAGCCGTGCATCCGAAGGACGATCGATACAAGCATTTACACGGCAAGTTCGTCCAACATCCATTCTGCAGTCGCAAGTTACCGATCGTGTGTGATGAGTTTGTTGAAATGGACTTTGGAACAGGAGCTGTGAAAATTACTCCCGCGCACGACCCGAACGATTACGAAGTCGGCAAACGTCACAATCTGCcgtttataactatttttaccGACGACGGTTTCGTTACTGGTGATTACGGCGAATTCACCGGAATGAAGCGATTTGACGCAAGGAAAGCAGTTCTGGCTGGGCTTCAGGCGAAGGGACTCTACAAGGAAACTGTTGATAATCCAATGGTAGTTCCGACCTGCTCTCGGTCAAAAGATATCGTTGAACCATTGATCAAACCCCAATGGTATGTCAAATGCGATGACATGGCTAAGAACGCTACCGAATCGGTTCGTTCGGGAGAGTTGAAAATCATTCCTGAAGTGCACACCAAGATCTGGAACCACTGGATGGACGGTATTAGGGATTGGTGTGTGTCTCGTCAGCTCTGGTGGGGACATAGGATTCCAGCTTATCATGCTTCGTTCAAAGATCCAAGTAAAAAACCCGCCGAACTTGACGAGGCTACCTTATGGTTCGTTGGTCGTAGCGAAGAAGAAGCACTCGAAAAGGCATCCAAACAACTTAATGTTGAAAAAGAAGAATTGATCCTAAAGCAAGATGATGACGTGTTAGATACCTGGTTCAGTTCTGGACTGTTCCCCTTTTCCGTGTTTGGCTGGCCCGATAACACTGACGATTTGAAGCTCTATTATCCAACGACGCTACTGGAAACTGGTCACGACATTCTGTTCTTTTGGGTTGCCCGAATGGTTTTCTTCGGACAGACCCTACTGGGCAAGTTACCCTTCAAGGAGGTTTTCCTCCATCCGATGGTCCGGGATGCTCATGGCAGAAAAATGTCCAAGTCGCTAGGAAATGTCATCGACCCGATGGATGTGATCACGGGAATTTCTCTGGAAGGGTTGCACCAACAGTTGCTGGATTCTAATTTGGATCCGCGCGAGATCGAGCGTGCCAAGGCCGGACAGAAGCAGGACTATCCGAATGGTATACCCGAGTGTGGCACGGATGCGATGCGCTTTGCACTGTGCTCCTACATGACCCAGGCACGGGATATCAACTTGGACATACTGCGCGTGCAAGGCTATCGGTTCTTTTGCAATAAATTATGGAATGCGACTAAGTTTGCGCTGTTGTACTTCACCGGTGAGGAAAGGTACGACGTTATTCAACAACTG ACCGGCTCGGAGAGCAACATCGACCTCTGGATCCTGTCGCGGCTATCCAATTGCATCGACACCTCGAACAAGGGCTTCGAAAAGTACGAGTTTGCTCAGGCCACAAACGCTTGCTACAACTTCTGGCTGTACGATCTGTGCGACGTGTACCTGGAGTGTCTTAAACCCGTGTTTCAGTCCGGTTCGGAAGAGGCTAAGGCTTCCGCTAGGAGAACGTTGTACACCTGTCTGAATCTTGGCTTGAAACTGTTGTCTCCGTTTATGCCGTTCATCACGGAAGAATTGTACCAACGGTTGCCTCGTGCCGATGCCGATCATATTTCCAGTATTTGTGTTGCACCGTATCCGGAGCTGGAATCATCCAACTGGCATAATGAGGTACTGGAAAAGGAATTTGAGTTTGTTCAACGTGCGGCCAAGGTAATTCGGTCTGCTCGAAGCGACTATAACCTACCTAATAAGACCAAGACGGACGCGTACATTGTCTGCAGTGAAGAAACGGCGAAAGCCACACTTGAACGGTTTGCAGCTGATCTAGCAACGATGAGTTATTCGCAGATTCTTCTTACCGGCGACGAACTTCCGTCTGGCTGTGCGATTCTTACCGTTTCTGGGGCATGCATTGTACATCTTTTGCTGAAGGGACTTATCGAGGTCGATAAGGAGATTGATAAACTAGGTAAGAAACGGGACAACTTAACGTCCACCGTGGGTAAATTGGAGCAAGCAATGGCTGCTTCCGATTATTGCACGAAGGTTCCCGAGGATGTTAGAACCGCCAACCAAGATAAATTGGAACAGTCGAAAGTTGAAATCGAACGAATCATTGCAGCAATGGAGACACTAAAAACGATGTAA
- the LOC131692075 gene encoding rab proteins geranylgeranyltransferase component A translates to MEDDLPTEYDLIVIGTGLSESIVAAAASRIGKTVLHLDCNEYYGGFWSSFNFESLRKYAEDCTNRASGETLAAKDNFVPLHKATFIENVSEDWFKFEEYGNINGWDKDSIMKEFRRFNVDLAPKLLYARGAMVELLISSNICRYAEFRAVDRVATIWNNRIMTVPCSRSDVFTSRDVNVVEKRLLMKFLQSCASYESEGGDHKAEDIEGKTFLEYLKSHKLTPNLIHYLLYTIAMGTDTTSCRQGLEGVKKFLLSLGRYGNSPFLFPMYGCGEIPQCFCRLCAVFGGIYCLNKKVNGINLTQEAEGGGLRFQSLSCDQQKLEAKNLVIGQGYVGEEVFIKGDPLKEAHGGAHCGKLARAIFLTNVPLGGASQNTGGGGAALLKLPPVEGHEDGATIIQLAHFSGTCPKDIYLIHITAKSLSDDPRADLEPYVMQILRRNAPGPQSMPAEEDEIVENGEENDISTIIYELYFNIPSCVACQTDCSTASLPKGIYLACGPFAELDFDESIARAKAIFKDIYPEEEFLPRAPDPEEIIIGEETDEAQEITVGEEEGHQQAEKVESGRECQEGDAASIISQTTEGPVLTAAISDAQEAKEDLVENAEECIEQK, encoded by the exons ATGGAGGATGATCTTCCAACCGAGTATGACCTGATAGTGATCGGAACAG GTCTCTCGGAATCGATAGTGGCTGCCGCCGCTAGTCGAATAGGAAAAACtgttctgcatttggattgcaACGAGTACTACGGTGGCTTTTGGTCGTCGTTTAATTTTGAAAGCTTGCGGAAGTATGCAGAGGATTGCACGAATCGTGCGAGTGGTGAAACACTAGCTGCGAAAGATAATTTTGTGCCACTACACAAGGCCACCTTCATTGAGAATGTTAGCGAAGATTGGTTTAAATTTGAGGAATATGGAAACATTAATGGCTGGGATAAGGATAGCATTATGAAGGAATTTAGACGATTTAATGTGGATCTAGCACCGAAGTTACTTTATGCAAGGGGAGCCATGGTAGAGTTGCTTATATCATCAAACATATGTCGATACGCTGAGTTCCGCGCGGTTGATCGTGTGGCTACGATCTGGAATAATCGTATTATGACAGTACCGTGTTCTCGATCCGACGTATTCACAAGTCGAGATGTGAACGTGGTTGAGAAACGGCTTCTGATGAAGTTTCTTCAGAGTTGTGCCAGCTACGAAAGCGAAGGTGGCGATCACAAGGCTGAGGATATCGAGGGTAAAACATTCCTAGAGTACTTGAAGAGTCACAAGTTGACGCCGAACTTAATCCATTACCTTTTGTACACTATTGCCATGGGAACTGACACGACTAGCTGCCGTCAGGGTTTGGAAGGTGTTAAAAAGTTTCTACTAAGTCTGGGACGGTACGGTAATAGTCCCTTTCTATTTCCAATGTACGGTTGTGGAGAGATCCCGCAGTGTTTTTGTCGTTTGTGTGCGGTTTTTGGCGGTATCTATTGTCTTAATAAGAAAGTTAATGGTATTAATTTAACACAGGAAGCGGAAGGGGGTGGCCTTCGTTTTCAATCGCTTAGCTGCGACCAACAGAAGCTTGAagcgaaaaatctagtcattggGCAAGGATATGTCGGAGAAGAAGTGTTCATCAAGGGTGATCCACTGAAGGAAGCGCATGGTGGTGCGCATTGTGGGAAACTTGCTCGAGCGATTTTCCTAACGAATGTTCCTCTGGGTGGAGCATCCCAAAATACTGGCGGTGGTGGTGCAGCACTGCTAAAACTTCCACCGGTGGAAGGTCATGAGGATGGAGCAACTATAATTCAATTGGCCCATTTCAGCGGCACTTGTCCTAAGGATATTT ATCTCATACACATAACTGCTAAATCTCTCAGTGATGACCCTCGTGCAGATCTGGAGCCGTACGTGATGCAAATTCTTAGAAGAAATGCCCCCGGACCGCAATCGATGCCTGCGGAGGAGGATGAAATAGTGGAAAATGGGGAAGAAAATGACATATCCACTATTATCTACGAATTATACTTCAACATTCCATCATGCGTCGCTTGTCAGACCGATTGTTCAACGGCCTCTCTTCCGAAAGGTATTTATCTGGCGTGCGGTCCTTTCGCTGAGTTGGACTTTGACGAAAGCATAGCTCGGGCAAAAGCAATCTTTAAAGATATATACCCGGAGGAAGAATTCCTTCCTCGTGCCCCAGACCCGGAGGAGATCATCATCGGAGAAGAGACAGACGAAGCTCAGGAAATTACTGTGGGTGAAGAGGAAGGTCATCAACAAGCGGAAAAGGTGGAGAGTGGACGCGAATGCCAAGAAGGTGACGCCGCTTCCATTATATCGCAAACAACGGAAGGACCCGTCCTGACCGCAGCAATTTCCGATGCCCAAGAAGCAAAAGAGGATTTGGTCGAAAATGCCGAAGAATGCATTGAGCAAAAGTAA